The sequence below is a genomic window from Halioglobus japonicus.
AGCGCCGCCAACTGCTCGTCTGTGCCAATGGCACCAGCGGCGAGAGATGCGCGGACGAGGGCGCCGGTCTTCATCTCGTGCATGGCCTGGAGTTCTTCCAGGGTCATGTCGGAGTCGACGGCCTGAATGTCGATGTATTGGCCGCCGACCATGCCCTCAAAACCGGATGCTTGGGCGAGCACTTTAATCATGCGCACTTTTTGCTCTACTGATAGATCCGGGGCATCGGCGAGTAGTTCGAAAGCTCGGGCCTGGAGGCCATCGCCCACAAGAATGGCGGTGGCTTCGTCGAAAGCCTTGTGAAGAGAGGGCTTGCCACGACGCATATCGTCGTCGTCCATGGCGGGGAGGTCGTCGTGGATTAGGGAGTAGGTGTGGATTAGTTCCAGAGCGGAGACAGGGACCAAGTTGATCGAACCGGGTGTTATTGTCGAGAATGCAAGGTAGGCTAGGGCCGGCCGTACTTGCTTGCCACTTTCCTCCAATGCGTAGCTGCACACTGCTGCCAGATCGGGGATTAGAAGATCAAGAGGGAGTTGATCTTTCGGGTTTAGTCGACACTTTTGCATAAATGCGGTAAGCACAGTTATAGCAGCCACTATCAGCTTTCTTCTTCGCCAAAGGCGGTATTGCCGAGAATATGAACTTTTTGCTCTGCGTTGGAGATGTCAGCCTGAGCTTTACGGATAAGATTAATTCCCTCTTCGTACTCTGCCAGCGACTTTTCAATTGATTGGTCTTCGGACTCAAGATTTTTGACGACGGTTTCCAAACGTTGCAGCCGGTCCGCGAGGGTTTCAGGTAGATTTTGTTTTTCCATGGGAGTGAAATGATTCTTGTTTGTTGGGGGCAGTATAACACTATTGATTTCTACGATAATGG
It includes:
- the xseB gene encoding exodeoxyribonuclease VII small subunit, whose amino-acid sequence is MEKQNLPETLADRLQRLETVVKNLESEDQSIEKSLAEYEEGINLIRKAQADISNAEQKVHILGNTAFGEEES